In one window of Candidatus Palauibacter scopulicola DNA:
- a CDS encoding vitamin K epoxide reductase family protein, with protein MSELNRRRGIALLALAGAFLSTYLFLYALGYYGELVCGAGGGCDLVQGSRWARFLGFPVAGWGVGWYVAVFGVSMLGIRDGSAAAGWIPRVLAVLALGGLAFTIYLTALELWVIHAICRWCVGSAVVTLGIFLLTLPEFRTFMRSRADSATR; from the coding sequence GTGAGCGAACTGAACCGGCGCCGGGGGATCGCGCTCCTGGCGCTGGCCGGCGCCTTCCTCTCCACCTACCTCTTCCTCTACGCGCTCGGCTACTACGGCGAACTCGTGTGCGGCGCGGGCGGCGGCTGCGATCTCGTGCAGGGGTCGCGCTGGGCCCGCTTCCTCGGATTCCCCGTGGCGGGCTGGGGCGTGGGCTGGTACGTGGCCGTGTTCGGCGTCTCGATGCTGGGGATCCGGGACGGCAGCGCCGCCGCCGGCTGGATCCCGCGTGTGCTGGCCGTGCTCGCCCTGGGCGGACTCGCCTTCACGATCTACCTGACGGCCCTCGAACTCTGGGTCATCCACGCCATCTGCCGCTGGTGCGTGGGCAGCGCCGTCGTCACCCTCGGAATCTTCCTCCTCACCCTCCCCGAGTTCCGCACCTTCATGCGCAGCCGAGCCGACAGCGCGACACGATAG
- a CDS encoding carboxypeptidase-like regulatory domain-containing protein translates to MRPAAFARRDDRSGTRHLLLAAIALSVAWPMAAAGQEPGRVAGVVRAEDTGVPVEGAAVRLAGGDVAVAETVTGASGAFSFDGIAPGEYVLGVRRIGFAAYSVPLEVGPDGAAPLDVRLSVDPVELAPLEVDVEGRPLRLVETGFYDRLEEGWGTYFEPEWIRTRSAGFTRLPHFLSNLQMRAPLSRCPTVQVWYDRRLIGTVDGWGTSKPASLNPAGTHQSTVESPARLLDELSVADLGAAELYPTSSPIPLFALNTHTVRCGAIILWSDWLARIGGEVPQIDVKLCEPAGGTTEVTLDGTVEDRLTEVRLPAARIRASFAPAGEEEPPELRELEVRSDSTGRFRLCDLPSGTDIALVPSYGPHPGETATLRAEPGAAARLVVPVTMPGSVVGRVVNGNTGRGFSAVPVVLVGTDVRAVTDGRGRFTMEDLPPGSYQVRADCGGFESPTPRVVVSEAGQARVLLVLEPKDRSGPHLRRCDN, encoded by the coding sequence GTGAGACCGGCAGCCTTCGCCCGGCGGGACGATCGCTCCGGCACGCGGCACCTGCTGCTTGCGGCGATAGCCCTGAGTGTCGCGTGGCCGATGGCGGCGGCGGGGCAGGAACCGGGTCGGGTGGCGGGGGTGGTCCGCGCCGAGGACACCGGCGTGCCCGTCGAGGGCGCCGCCGTTCGGCTGGCGGGAGGGGACGTCGCAGTGGCTGAAACCGTTACGGGCGCGAGCGGCGCCTTCTCCTTCGACGGCATCGCGCCGGGTGAGTATGTGCTCGGCGTACGGCGCATCGGGTTTGCCGCGTACAGCGTGCCGCTGGAAGTGGGACCCGACGGGGCGGCCCCGCTCGATGTGCGGCTGTCGGTGGACCCGGTCGAGCTGGCGCCGCTGGAGGTGGATGTCGAGGGCCGACCGCTCCGCCTGGTCGAGACGGGCTTCTACGACCGGCTGGAGGAGGGCTGGGGCACGTACTTCGAGCCGGAGTGGATCAGAACCCGAAGCGCGGGCTTCACCCGGTTGCCGCACTTCCTGTCAAACCTGCAGATGCGGGCCCCCCTGTCCCGGTGTCCCACGGTGCAGGTCTGGTACGACCGGAGACTTATTGGGACAGTCGATGGCTGGGGGACCAGCAAGCCGGCGTCGCTCAATCCGGCCGGCACGCACCAGTCCACCGTGGAGTCGCCCGCGCGACTGTTGGACGAACTGTCCGTGGCGGATCTGGGCGCCGCTGAACTGTACCCGACTTCGTCTCCCATCCCGCTCTTTGCGCTCAACACTCACACGGTTCGCTGCGGGGCCATCATCTTGTGGTCCGATTGGCTGGCGCGGATAGGGGGGGAGGTTCCGCAGATCGACGTGAAGCTCTGCGAGCCGGCCGGCGGCACCACCGAGGTGACACTCGACGGGACGGTCGAGGACCGGCTCACCGAGGTACGGCTGCCGGCGGCCCGCATCCGGGCGTCGTTCGCGCCGGCTGGGGAGGAGGAGCCGCCTGAACTCCGCGAGCTCGAGGTGCGGTCCGATTCGACGGGCCGCTTCCGGCTCTGTGACCTCCCGTCGGGAACCGACATCGCGCTTGTGCCCTCCTACGGCCCCCACCCGGGCGAGACCGCCACGCTCCGCGCCGAACCCGGCGCCGCGGCTCGTCTGGTCGTCCCCGTCACGATGCCGGGATCCGTCGTGGGTCGGGTGGTGAACGGGAACACGGGACGGGGCTTCTCCGCGGTGCCCGTGGTGCTGGTCGGCACAGATGTGCGGGCCGTGACCGATGGAAGGGGTCGCTTCACGATGGAGGATCTGCCTCCGGGCTCGTACCAGGTGCGGGCCGACTGCGGCGGCTTCGAGTCGCCGACGCCGCGGGTCGTCGTCTCAGAGGCCGGGCAGGCCCGCGTCCTCCTCGTCTTGGAGCCCAAAGACCGCTCCGGCCCCCACCTGCGCCGCTGCGATAACTGA
- a CDS encoding threonine/serine dehydratase, whose translation MSGAVATLVSLADVEAAHERIRGAVRRTPLIPAPFPRAGGRGATDAPDGVWLKCENLQRVSAFKARGAYNFVSRLSPEGRAAGLLTYSSGNHAQAVAWAARAFGVPARIVMPVDAPDVKREATIALGAEVELEGTTSAERKARAERIQREVGGTMVPPFDDPDIIAGQGTVALEIIEQLGSREPGMVLAPVGGGGQLSGVAAAVRRRCPEAEVIGVEPEGAASMLRSLEHGAPVTLDRVSTVADGLKPVRPGDLTFAHCRDLVDRVITVDDEAIRDAVRWLFGLRLVVEPSGAATVAALLGGAVAPAARGETVAILSGGNIEPALLADWIGG comes from the coding sequence GTGAGCGGGGCTGTCGCGACCCTCGTTTCACTCGCCGATGTCGAGGCCGCGCACGAGCGGATTCGGGGAGCGGTTCGGCGCACGCCCCTGATCCCTGCCCCCTTCCCGCGGGCGGGCGGGCGCGGGGCGACCGATGCGCCGGACGGCGTGTGGCTCAAGTGCGAGAACCTCCAGCGCGTCTCCGCCTTCAAGGCGCGCGGCGCGTACAACTTCGTGAGCCGGCTCTCGCCGGAGGGGCGGGCCGCCGGGCTCCTCACCTACTCGTCGGGCAATCACGCGCAGGCCGTGGCGTGGGCCGCCCGCGCGTTCGGCGTGCCGGCGCGGATCGTGATGCCCGTCGATGCCCCGGACGTCAAGCGCGAGGCGACGATCGCCCTCGGGGCGGAGGTCGAACTCGAGGGCACGACGTCGGCCGAGCGCAAGGCGCGCGCCGAGCGGATCCAGCGGGAAGTCGGCGGGACGATGGTGCCGCCCTTCGACGACCCCGACATCATCGCCGGGCAGGGGACCGTGGCGCTGGAGATCATCGAGCAACTCGGCTCCCGGGAACCAGGGATGGTGCTGGCTCCGGTCGGCGGCGGCGGGCAGCTGTCGGGGGTGGCGGCCGCGGTGCGGCGCCGGTGCCCGGAGGCGGAGGTGATCGGCGTCGAGCCCGAGGGAGCGGCCTCGATGCTGCGCTCGCTCGAGCACGGCGCGCCCGTCACGCTCGACCGCGTGTCCACGGTCGCCGACGGCCTCAAGCCGGTGCGCCCCGGCGACCTCACCTTTGCCCACTGCCGCGACCTGGTGGACCGCGTGATCACGGTGGACGACGAGGCGATCCGGGACGCCGTGCGCTGGCTCTTCGGCCTGCGGCTCGTCGTGGAGCCCTCGGGAGCGGCCACCGTGGCGGCGCTGCTCGGCGGCGCGGTGGCGCCCGCCGCGCGGGGGGAGACCGTGGCGATCCTGTCCGGCGGCAACATCGAGCCCGCCCTCCTCGCCGACTGGATCGGCGGTTGA
- a CDS encoding creatininase family protein has translation MRRSVPVSTLSLVVLLFLAPAAAAQTNPLTNPLWTQEKVKNYLPHMTVPEVRDFLARSDMVLIPVAALEQHGNHLPIGTDYLNGVEQAKLVAQRADVLVAPILLPGQSPYHMGLEGTITLPSTLIQEVYVEAVKSLIAHGFKRFLMLNAHGGNRAITTFIVDRINQETSGIAVDLGAVSGPFRDRERMASVPTPPPDELDRHGGTPETSSSLYLMPTLVDLDAAVPAEVTMPAHLEAMLPDVLAGDPTALAVFLAEGLKDESTGKGTSSAEMSSTGVWGTRHPAEATTERGRIATEIFVDAAVAFIERWNELRPPGS, from the coding sequence ATGCGACGATCCGTGCCCGTCTCGACGCTTTCGCTGGTTGTCCTCCTTTTCCTCGCTCCCGCGGCGGCCGCCCAGACGAACCCGCTGACGAACCCGCTGTGGACGCAGGAGAAGGTGAAGAACTACCTGCCGCACATGACCGTGCCGGAGGTGCGGGACTTTCTCGCGCGCAGCGACATGGTCCTGATCCCGGTCGCCGCGCTGGAACAGCACGGCAACCACCTGCCGATCGGCACCGACTACCTGAACGGGGTCGAGCAGGCGAAGCTCGTGGCGCAGCGGGCGGACGTCCTCGTGGCGCCGATCCTGCTGCCGGGGCAGTCCCCGTATCACATGGGGTTGGAGGGGACGATCACCCTGCCCTCGACGCTGATCCAGGAGGTGTACGTCGAGGCGGTGAAGAGCTTGATCGCGCACGGCTTCAAGCGCTTCCTGATGCTGAACGCGCACGGAGGGAACCGGGCCATCACGACGTTCATCGTGGACCGCATCAATCAGGAAACATCGGGGATCGCGGTGGACCTGGGGGCCGTGTCGGGGCCGTTCCGGGATCGGGAGCGGATGGCCTCGGTCCCGACGCCGCCGCCCGACGAGCTCGACCGTCACGGCGGGACGCCCGAGACCTCGAGTTCGCTCTACCTCATGCCGACGCTGGTCGACCTGGACGCGGCCGTCCCGGCGGAGGTCACGATGCCGGCCCACCTGGAGGCGATGCTCCCGGACGTGCTGGCCGGCGACCCGACGGCGCTCGCCGTGTTCCTCGCCGAGGGACTCAAGGACGAATCGACCGGCAAGGGCACCTCGTCCGCGGAGATGTCGTCCACGGGCGTGTGGGGCACGCGCCATCCGGCCGAAGCCACGACCGAACGCGGCCGCATCGCCACCGAGATCTTCGTCGACGCCGCCGTGGCCTTCATCGAGCGCTGGAACGAACTCCGCCCCCCCGGTTCCTGA
- a CDS encoding RNA polymerase sigma factor RpoD/SigA produces the protein MAKTATSRRMFFDTHALDSFDQYLQDVERYPLIENPQIEREIARKARAGDRHAAERLVTANLRFVISYVKKYQGRGLNLAELVCIGNEGLLKAVKKFDPDKGVKFISYAVWWIRQTVLQALAEQTRSVRIPLNQNSNLVKLSRTETALTQKLGRSPTDREIAEEMEEPVETVRALRRVASAELSLDAPLDKSDRDSASFGERFSGMDDADIEEDVEDQARREFLEKMFERYLTERERKILVLYYGLDDGEEMTLEEIGSLLGVTRERIRQIRNRAFDKLRASPDGEALEGFWRATA, from the coding sequence ATGGCGAAGACGGCTACCAGCCGACGCATGTTCTTCGACACGCACGCGCTCGACTCGTTCGACCAGTATCTGCAGGACGTGGAGCGCTATCCGCTCATCGAGAACCCGCAGATCGAGCGGGAGATCGCGCGCAAGGCGCGGGCGGGCGACCGTCACGCGGCGGAGCGCCTCGTCACGGCGAACCTGCGCTTCGTGATCTCGTATGTGAAAAAGTACCAGGGCCGGGGCCTCAACCTGGCCGAACTCGTCTGCATCGGGAACGAGGGTCTGCTCAAGGCCGTCAAGAAGTTCGATCCTGACAAGGGCGTGAAGTTCATCTCCTACGCGGTGTGGTGGATCCGGCAGACGGTGCTGCAGGCGCTGGCCGAGCAGACCCGCTCCGTGCGCATCCCGCTGAACCAGAACTCCAACCTCGTCAAGCTCTCCCGGACGGAGACGGCGCTCACGCAGAAGCTGGGGCGCTCGCCGACGGACCGTGAGATCGCCGAGGAGATGGAGGAGCCGGTGGAGACGGTGCGCGCGCTGCGCCGCGTGGCCTCGGCCGAACTCAGCCTCGACGCGCCGCTCGACAAGTCCGACCGCGACAGCGCGTCCTTCGGGGAGCGCTTCTCGGGGATGGACGACGCGGACATTGAGGAGGATGTCGAGGACCAGGCCCGCCGGGAGTTCCTGGAGAAGATGTTCGAGCGCTACCTCACCGAGCGCGAGCGGAAGATCCTCGTCCTCTACTACGGCCTCGACGACGGCGAGGAGATGACGCTGGAGGAGATCGGTTCGCTCCTCGGCGTGACCCGCGAGCGCATCCGGCAGATCCGAAACCGGGCCTTCGACAAGCTGCGCGCCTCGCCGGACGGAGAGGCGCTGGAAGGGTTCTGGCGCGCCACCGCCTGA
- a CDS encoding heme exporter protein CcmB codes for MSALARRAAAILWKDILSETRTRQGFTAMLSFAALVLFMFSFAIGVDNDLLGRLAGGLLWVAIVFTGTLSLGRTFQNEELAGGTHLLRLYPGDVRAIYLGKLAGNLVVLAALEVLLFPAAAILYSVDFAAQAGPLLLVAVLGTFGFSVIGTFFSALTVHLRARELLLPLLLFPALVPVVLGSVGATEAFLAGDPLGRAGGWLRLLASYDVILFVVCVWVFPVVLEE; via the coding sequence ATGAGCGCGCTCGCGCGGCGAGCCGCCGCCATCCTGTGGAAGGACATCCTCTCGGAGACCCGCACGCGGCAGGGCTTCACGGCGATGCTCTCCTTCGCCGCGCTCGTCCTCTTCATGTTCAGCTTCGCCATCGGGGTGGACAACGACCTGCTCGGACGGCTGGCCGGCGGCCTCCTCTGGGTGGCGATCGTCTTCACCGGCACCCTCTCCCTCGGCCGGACCTTCCAGAACGAGGAACTCGCGGGCGGCACCCACCTGCTGCGGCTCTATCCCGGCGACGTGCGCGCGATCTACCTGGGCAAGCTGGCCGGCAACCTCGTCGTGCTCGCCGCGCTCGAGGTCCTCCTCTTCCCCGCCGCCGCGATCCTGTACAGCGTCGACTTCGCCGCGCAGGCCGGCCCACTCCTCCTTGTGGCCGTCCTCGGCACCTTCGGCTTCTCCGTCATCGGGACGTTCTTCTCCGCGCTCACCGTCCACCTGCGTGCGCGCGAACTCCTGCTGCCGCTCCTCCTCTTCCCCGCCCTCGTCCCCGTCGTCCTCGGGAGCGTCGGGGCCACGGAAGCGTTCCTGGCGGGCGACCCGCTCGGACGGGCCGGCGGGTGGCTGAGGTTACTCGCGTCCTACGACGTGATATTGTTCGTCGTCTGTGTCTGGGTCTTCCCCGTCGTCCTCGAGGAGTGA
- a CDS encoding thioredoxin domain-containing protein, with protein sequence MARKMAQQTSAPARKNRWFPIALVVIVAAGGYWLFVGGGQSGSGPPPSPAELAEVLAAAEADPSVGYELAESAPVMIEEFYDPSCPACAQFSGFHGKLIRQNYVEPANGPVRWVAYTIILGTFPNSVAAALAERCANEQGLYWPVHDLLLARQTRWYLEQDPAGAIAEIARDGGVDSDTFNECMRERRYLDDVAKSQRVAESRGVNSTPTIFVDGQRVNWQGADPYTFLEGMIQARLEEMSSGDASSEGAP encoded by the coding sequence ATGGCAAGGAAGATGGCACAGCAGACGAGCGCTCCCGCGCGCAAGAACCGGTGGTTCCCGATCGCCCTGGTCGTCATCGTGGCCGCCGGCGGATACTGGCTGTTCGTGGGAGGTGGACAGAGCGGCTCCGGTCCGCCGCCGTCCCCCGCCGAGTTGGCCGAAGTGCTCGCGGCGGCTGAAGCGGACCCCTCGGTCGGCTACGAGCTCGCGGAATCGGCCCCGGTAATGATCGAGGAGTTCTACGATCCGTCGTGTCCCGCCTGCGCGCAGTTCTCGGGGTTCCACGGCAAGCTCATCCGGCAGAACTACGTCGAGCCGGCGAACGGCCCGGTGCGCTGGGTTGCGTACACCATCATCCTCGGCACCTTCCCCAACTCGGTCGCCGCGGCGCTGGCGGAGCGCTGCGCGAACGAGCAGGGCCTGTACTGGCCCGTGCACGACCTCCTGCTCGCCCGCCAGACGCGCTGGTACCTGGAACAGGATCCCGCCGGCGCGATCGCCGAAATCGCCCGGGACGGGGGCGTCGACTCCGACACCTTCAACGAGTGCATGCGCGAGCGCCGCTATCTCGATGACGTCGCCAAGTCGCAAAGGGTCGCCGAGTCGCGGGGCGTGAACTCCACTCCAACGATCTTCGTGGACGGCCAGCGCGTGAACTGGCAGGGAGCGGACCCGTATACGTTCCTCGAGGGGATGATCCAGGCCCGGTTGGAGGAGATGTCGTCCGGCGACGCTTCCTCCGAGGGAGCGCCCTGA
- a CDS encoding ABC transporter ATP-binding protein → MSLAVAAEGVTRRFGRRWALRGVDLAVPRGAVVALLGANGTGKTTLLRLISTLLRPTAGQLRVLGHTLPAGGDEIRARTAFMTAGGHAYEELTGVENLRFAARMSGTDATDADLRGALAAVDLGGAADVPVRAWSTGMRQRLELARLRLRPLELVLLDEPFVSLDEDGVGLVHEAVRGWREAGAAVVIASHRVEDATRHADEVVRLAGGRVAAETA, encoded by the coding sequence GTGAGCCTCGCGGTCGCCGCGGAGGGCGTCACCCGGCGCTTCGGCCGCCGCTGGGCGCTGCGCGGGGTCGACCTCGCCGTGCCGCGCGGGGCGGTCGTCGCCCTGCTCGGCGCGAACGGGACGGGCAAGACGACGCTGCTCCGCCTCATCTCGACGCTGCTCCGGCCGACGGCGGGCCAGTTGAGGGTCCTGGGTCATACCCTCCCCGCGGGCGGGGACGAGATCCGGGCGCGCACCGCGTTCATGACGGCCGGCGGGCACGCGTACGAGGAGTTGACCGGGGTTGAGAACCTGCGCTTCGCGGCTCGCATGTCGGGGACGGACGCCACGGACGCCGACCTGCGGGGCGCGCTGGCCGCGGTCGATCTCGGCGGAGCGGCGGACGTCCCGGTGCGCGCGTGGTCGACCGGAATGCGCCAGCGTCTCGAGCTGGCGCGGCTTCGGCTCCGCCCGCTGGAACTGGTGCTGCTCGACGAGCCCTTCGTGAGCCTGGACGAGGACGGCGTGGGCCTCGTGCACGAGGCGGTGCGCGGGTGGCGCGAGGCCGGCGCCGCCGTGGTCATCGCCTCGCACCGGGTCGAGGACGCGACCCGACACGCCGACGAGGTCGTGCGGCTGGCGGGCGGCCGGGTGGCCGCCGAAACCGCATGA
- the ccsA gene encoding cytochrome c biogenesis protein CcsA, which produces MNRLAKLGWIAIALIAVSTVLGLAVLPADGLQGEVQRLLYVHVPVAWVMMLAFFVVFLMSILYLVQRRLKWDLLAVSAAELGVVAAVLTLILGTLWGRPTWGIWWAWDPRVTTTALLVPIYTGYLVVRSMAEDPDRRARWAAVIGLIAFVQVPIVYLSVFWWRSLHQPPSSPQSMWSAYGLVMLLGFLAYTLLFAYLWLRRYRLAATELELELSGPEEG; this is translated from the coding sequence ATGAATAGACTGGCCAAGCTCGGGTGGATCGCGATCGCCCTCATCGCCGTCAGCACCGTGCTCGGACTCGCCGTCCTGCCCGCCGACGGGCTGCAGGGCGAAGTCCAGCGCCTGCTCTACGTCCACGTGCCGGTCGCGTGGGTGATGATGCTCGCCTTCTTCGTCGTCTTCCTCATGAGCATCCTCTATCTCGTACAGCGCCGGCTGAAATGGGACCTGCTCGCGGTTTCCGCCGCGGAACTCGGCGTGGTCGCCGCTGTCCTCACGCTCATCCTCGGCACCCTGTGGGGCCGGCCCACGTGGGGGATCTGGTGGGCGTGGGACCCGCGAGTCACAACCACGGCGCTCCTCGTACCCATCTACACGGGATACCTCGTCGTGCGGTCGATGGCGGAGGATCCGGACCGGCGCGCGCGCTGGGCGGCCGTGATCGGTCTCATCGCGTTCGTCCAGGTCCCGATCGTGTACCTGTCGGTGTTCTGGTGGCGGAGCCTGCACCAGCCCCCGTCGTCCCCGCAGTCGATGTGGAGCGCGTACGGGCTCGTGATGCTGCTCGGATTCCTCGCGTACACGCTCCTGTTCGCCTACCTGTGGCTGCGGCGCTACCGGCTGGCTGCAACGGAACTCGAACTCGAACTGTCGGGACCGGAGGAAGGGTGA
- a CDS encoding 2,3-bisphosphoglycerate-independent phosphoglycerate mutase → MELDRIARLAGGGGGKVLLYVLDGLGGLPREPGGPTELEAARTPHLDELARAGTCGLHDPVAPGITPGSGPGHLALFGYDPLVYETGRGVLEALGIEFPLRPGDIAVRANFCTLDAHGRVADRRAGRIPCEEAAPLAARLNGIELDGARCTVRHVKEHRFVLVLHPDGPAGDAVNDTDPGQPGLPTRAPVARNAASEPTARLLAAWLEAAAERLAGHAQANMALLRGVSSQPGWPRFSDVFGMRAAAAAAYPMYRGVARLVGMDARTVPAGAPPLVDALKARFADYDFFFLHFKPPDKAGEDGDFDRKVAAIEEADVIVPDLVDAGPDVILVTGDHSTPSVMSSHSWHPVPFLLHGPPARNDAATTFGETACRAGVHGRVRGCDLMRLATASAGRLTKFGA, encoded by the coding sequence ATGGAACTCGACCGGATCGCCCGTCTCGCCGGAGGCGGCGGGGGCAAGGTGCTGCTCTACGTGCTCGACGGGCTGGGCGGGCTGCCGCGCGAGCCCGGCGGACCGACCGAACTCGAGGCCGCCCGCACCCCGCACCTCGACGAACTCGCCCGCGCCGGAACGTGCGGCCTCCACGACCCCGTTGCGCCGGGCATCACCCCGGGCAGCGGCCCCGGCCACCTGGCCCTGTTCGGCTACGACCCCCTCGTGTACGAGACCGGCCGCGGCGTGCTCGAAGCCCTCGGCATCGAATTCCCCCTCCGGCCGGGCGACATCGCCGTGCGCGCCAACTTCTGCACCCTCGACGCCCACGGCCGGGTGGCCGACCGCCGCGCGGGCCGCATCCCGTGCGAGGAAGCCGCCCCCCTGGCCGCCCGGCTCAACGGCATCGAACTCGACGGCGCCCGCTGCACCGTGCGCCACGTGAAGGAACACCGCTTCGTCCTCGTCCTGCACCCCGATGGGCCGGCGGGCGACGCCGTGAACGACACCGACCCCGGCCAGCCCGGGCTGCCGACCCGAGCCCCCGTCGCGCGGAACGCGGCATCCGAGCCGACCGCGCGACTCCTCGCCGCTTGGCTCGAAGCCGCCGCCGAACGGCTCGCCGGCCACGCGCAGGCGAACATGGCGCTCCTGCGCGGCGTCTCCAGCCAGCCCGGCTGGCCCCGCTTCAGCGACGTGTTCGGCATGCGCGCCGCCGCAGCCGCCGCGTACCCCATGTACCGCGGCGTCGCGCGCCTCGTCGGCATGGACGCGCGCACGGTGCCCGCGGGCGCCCCCCCGCTCGTCGACGCCCTGAAGGCGCGGTTCGCCGACTACGATTTCTTCTTCCTCCACTTCAAGCCTCCCGACAAGGCCGGAGAAGACGGCGACTTCGACCGCAAGGTAGCCGCCATCGAGGAAGCGGACGTCATCGTCCCCGACCTCGTCGATGCGGGCCCCGACGTCATCCTCGTGACCGGCGACCACTCGACCCCCTCCGTCATGAGCAGCCACAGCTGGCACCCCGTGCCCTTCCTCCTCCACGGCCCCCCGGCCCGCAACGACGCCGCCACCACCTTCGGCGAGACCGCCTGCCGCGCCGGCGTCCACGGCCGCGTCCGAGGCTGCGACCTCATGCGCCTCGCCACGGCCAGCGCCGGTCGCCTCACGAAGTTCGGAGCCTAG
- a CDS encoding HAD family hydrolase, with product MTVSNGAPGSAGRLVLFDIDGTLVHAAGVGRAAIEGAMIDVYGTPGPIDDLPFDGMTDPQIVRTLLRAEGLSEAEIAPGFDRLWPAYAARLQGEIDERRERMRPTPGVPGILDALEAEGATLGLLTGNIVAGAEGKLSAVGLWGRFPFGAFGCDDADRNRLPPIALERAFRHTGTRYGPGRTWIIGDTPHDIECARGSGLSVLGVATGRFSVDDLRRAGADEALPSLQDTGRVMSALASA from the coding sequence TTGACCGTCTCCAACGGCGCTCCGGGATCGGCCGGGAGGCTCGTCCTGTTCGACATCGACGGAACGCTGGTGCACGCGGCGGGGGTCGGCCGCGCGGCCATCGAGGGCGCGATGATCGACGTGTACGGGACGCCCGGTCCCATCGACGATCTCCCCTTCGACGGGATGACGGACCCGCAGATCGTGCGCACCCTCCTCCGCGCCGAAGGCCTGTCCGAGGCCGAGATCGCCCCGGGGTTCGACCGGCTGTGGCCCGCCTACGCGGCCCGACTGCAGGGCGAGATCGACGAGCGCCGCGAACGGATGCGCCCGACGCCGGGCGTCCCCGGGATTCTCGATGCGCTGGAAGCGGAGGGGGCGACGCTCGGGCTCCTGACGGGCAACATCGTCGCCGGCGCCGAGGGCAAGCTCTCGGCGGTCGGGCTCTGGGGCCGCTTTCCGTTCGGTGCCTTCGGGTGCGACGACGCGGACCGGAACCGCCTCCCGCCCATCGCGCTCGAGCGGGCCTTCCGCCACACGGGCACGCGCTACGGCCCCGGCCGCACCTGGATCATCGGGGACACTCCGCACGACATCGAGTGCGCCCGCGGGTCCGGCCTGTCCGTGCTCGGCGTGGCCACCGGCCGCTTCTCCGTGGACGACCTCCGCCGCGCCGGCGCCGACGAAGCGCTTCCTTCGCTCCAGGACACCGGCCGCGTGATGTCGGCGCTGGCGAGCGCATGA